In Thermococcus sp. JdF3, a genomic segment contains:
- a CDS encoding COG2426 family protein codes for MNGFLEVFLLSLIPTFEGRYAIVYGIGMGYPPWETLLAASLGVLLLSLALPAVLPYIDRLMLWLEGIFLRKIAHLYLYYVERVRKKAHPYVEKWGFIGLTLFVAIPLPGTGIWTGALAAYLLGIEKRQTVPALILGGLLSMAITLLPALGLFG; via the coding sequence ATGAACGGTTTCCTTGAGGTCTTCCTGCTCTCGCTGATTCCAACCTTTGAGGGGCGCTATGCCATAGTCTATGGCATCGGCATGGGCTATCCCCCCTGGGAAACGCTTTTGGCCGCTTCCCTCGGCGTTCTGCTCCTCTCGCTCGCCCTTCCGGCCGTTCTGCCATACATAGACAGGCTGATGCTCTGGCTTGAGGGAATCTTTCTCCGGAAAATCGCTCACCTCTACCTGTACTACGTCGAGCGGGTCAGGAAGAAGGCCCACCCCTACGTGGAGAAGTGGGGCTTCATCGGGCTGACTCTCTTCGTCGCGATACCCCTCCCGGGGACGGGCATATGGACGGGGGCTTTGGCCGCTTACCTGCTCGGGATAGAGAAGAGACAGACGGTTCCGGCGTTGATCCTCGGCGGGCTCTTGAGCATGGCGATAACGCTCCTCCCAGCGCTGGGGCTTTTTGGGTAG
- a CDS encoding MFS transporter encodes MEVIENSRLNKFHYTLLAILGTVWAFIAVNTISAGFVIALLKNDPAFQGSLAKLGSLGSAALFGMLFGAWLFGYLSDRIGRKRTLILAVGTFSIGSVISSFASNLNQLIALRFVVGLGLGGSLPVASSYFAEFMPRSVRGAMISILESFWAIGTIIIGVVAILVGADWRGILLFGGAILLLLPLLLTLPESPRYLLIKGRVKEAEETIREIFGVNVKLETPEKGKRISVGDLWRKYGRVTLMLTIAWFSIAFAYYGFFIWLPKFLASTLGITVFKSFQYFIITAIAQLPGYWSAAYLLERIGRKKTLSYYLLLSGTAGVGFYFAANSGNETAIIASAVAFSFFNLGAWGAIYAYTPELYPTAVRGTGTGWAGAMARIGGGIAPILAGRIMELSGSALAVLVIAVVAIIGALDVLALGEETMGRSLT; translated from the coding sequence GTGGAGGTCATAGAGAACTCCCGGTTGAATAAGTTCCACTACACGCTTTTGGCTATCCTCGGGACGGTTTGGGCGTTCATAGCGGTGAACACAATCTCAGCAGGCTTCGTCATAGCACTCCTCAAGAACGACCCGGCCTTTCAGGGCAGTTTGGCAAAGCTCGGCTCCCTCGGCTCGGCCGCGCTCTTTGGCATGCTCTTCGGCGCGTGGCTCTTCGGCTACCTCTCGGACAGGATAGGCCGGAAGCGAACGCTCATCCTTGCGGTCGGGACCTTCTCCATCGGCTCGGTAATCAGCTCCTTCGCTTCAAATCTCAATCAACTCATAGCCCTGCGCTTCGTTGTGGGACTTGGTCTCGGCGGTTCATTGCCCGTTGCAAGCTCGTACTTCGCCGAGTTCATGCCCCGTTCGGTAAGGGGTGCAATGATTTCAATCCTTGAGAGCTTCTGGGCGATAGGCACGATAATAATCGGCGTCGTGGCCATTCTCGTCGGGGCCGACTGGAGGGGCATCCTGCTCTTCGGCGGCGCGATATTACTCCTCCTACCGCTCCTCCTCACGCTCCCGGAGTCGCCCCGCTACCTGCTCATCAAGGGGCGCGTTAAGGAGGCCGAGGAGACCATCAGGGAGATATTCGGGGTGAATGTTAAACTTGAGACGCCAGAGAAAGGAAAGAGAATCTCGGTCGGGGACCTCTGGAGAAAGTACGGAAGGGTTACGCTCATGCTCACGATAGCCTGGTTCAGCATAGCGTTCGCCTACTACGGCTTCTTCATCTGGCTTCCAAAGTTTCTGGCCTCGACTCTCGGAATCACAGTCTTCAAGAGCTTCCAGTACTTCATCATCACGGCGATAGCTCAGCTGCCCGGCTACTGGAGCGCCGCTTACCTCCTTGAGAGGATTGGGAGGAAGAAAACCCTCTCCTACTACCTGCTGCTTTCGGGAACAGCCGGCGTCGGCTTCTACTTCGCGGCGAACTCAGGAAACGAAACTGCGATAATCGCGAGCGCGGTAGCCTTCAGCTTCTTCAACCTCGGCGCCTGGGGGGCTATATACGCCTACACGCCGGAGCTTTACCCCACTGCGGTCCGGGGCACCGGAACAGGCTGGGCCGGGGCGATGGCGAGGATAGGCGGAGGGATAGCCCCGATACTGGCCGGCAGGATAATGGAGCTGAGCGGGAGCGCCCTGGCTGTCCTCGTGATTGCTGTGGTGGCGATAATCGGCGCGCTGGACGTCTTAGCGCTGGGAGAAGAGACTATGGGAAGAAGCCTTACCTGA
- a CDS encoding aromatic amino acid transport family protein, producing MPVTDGTPRKKVTTSHGRYYAERQALARRKKLRRKAALIQLMRKRKGAAAIRTSTIRVEKTHITKNEALAILVGTQIGAGVLGLPYAASKVGLIPALGVLTGVMLLMLATAFIVLRFSAEMGGAQMSTIANRTLGKAGGWLMYLSIFIMSFGAILAYIAGMGSVFASLFGVSDTIGAAIFWVLASFVVYRGLEASGKTELIMSYVMLALFIGVTLMLVPHAELENGLYTDLSGLLSITGVAIFALGCHTIIPDVYKGLGSYEETKKVLVLAFLIPTVIYAVFMAAFLLVFGRETPEIATQGLELLYGHLGRVIGNLIPLLAITTSYIGIALAQQSNTEEFVKLRKPVAWALTVVPPALVYFAGVRNFADVLAFAGDTGDMLAFIVLPILMWLAAKLRR from the coding sequence ATGCCCGTAACAGATGGAACCCCAAGGAAAAAGGTCACCACATCACACGGAAGGTACTACGCCGAGAGGCAGGCACTGGCGAGACGGAAGAAGCTAAGAAGGAAGGCCGCGCTGATACAGCTCATGAGGAAGCGGAAGGGGGCCGCGGCGATAAGGACGAGCACGATACGGGTCGAAAAGACCCACATCACGAAGAACGAGGCGCTGGCAATACTCGTCGGTACCCAGATAGGGGCGGGGGTTCTCGGCCTGCCCTACGCGGCGAGCAAGGTCGGCCTCATCCCCGCACTGGGGGTTCTCACGGGTGTTATGCTCCTCATGCTAGCGACGGCGTTCATAGTTCTCAGGTTCTCGGCCGAGATGGGCGGAGCGCAGATGAGCACCATCGCCAACAGGACCCTCGGAAAGGCCGGCGGCTGGCTGATGTACCTGAGCATCTTTATAATGAGCTTCGGGGCCATACTGGCGTATATTGCCGGAATGGGAAGCGTCTTCGCGAGCCTCTTCGGGGTCAGCGACACCATCGGCGCGGCGATATTCTGGGTCCTCGCTTCCTTCGTCGTTTACCGCGGCCTCGAGGCGAGCGGGAAGACCGAGCTGATAATGAGCTACGTGATGCTGGCGCTCTTCATCGGTGTCACCCTGATGCTGGTTCCCCACGCCGAGCTTGAGAACGGCCTCTACACCGACCTCTCAGGACTGCTCAGCATAACGGGCGTCGCCATCTTCGCCCTCGGCTGCCACACGATAATTCCGGACGTCTACAAGGGACTCGGGAGCTACGAGGAAACGAAGAAAGTGCTCGTGCTGGCCTTCCTCATCCCGACGGTCATCTACGCGGTCTTCATGGCGGCGTTCCTGCTGGTCTTCGGGAGGGAAACCCCGGAGATAGCCACGCAGGGGCTTGAGCTGCTCTACGGCCACCTCGGGAGGGTGATCGGAAACCTCATACCGCTCCTCGCGATAACCACGAGCTACATCGGCATAGCCCTCGCACAGCAGAGCAACACCGAGGAGTTCGTGAAGCTGAGGAAGCCCGTGGCGTGGGCCCTGACCGTCGTTCCCCCGGCCCTGGTTTACTTCGCCGGCGTCAGAAACTTCGCCGACGTGCTTGCGTTCGCGGGCGACACCGGCGACATGCTGGCGTTCATAGTGCTGCCGATACTGATGTGGCTCGCGGCGAAGCTCCGCCGCTGA
- a CDS encoding DUF3783 domain-containing protein, which yields MGGRILVVGFTPDEVEKLQKALPVPVFEVPEYCRDWVVSEVVDRAEGLSGSSYWHLRKFVIMHDVDNETLKGIIGTVKSLDIGRVIFATTTETSLTWRLEDLLNELMAEDEYFKAARWAREEAKKRKGPFLDIGNG from the coding sequence ATGGGCGGCAGGATTCTGGTTGTCGGGTTCACGCCGGACGAGGTGGAGAAACTGCAGAAAGCCCTCCCGGTCCCTGTTTTTGAGGTTCCGGAGTACTGCAGGGACTGGGTTGTGAGTGAGGTGGTTGATAGGGCGGAGGGGCTGAGCGGCTCGAGCTACTGGCACCTCAGGAAGTTCGTGATAATGCACGACGTTGATAACGAGACCCTGAAGGGCATCATAGGAACCGTTAAGTCGCTCGACATCGGCAGGGTCATCTTTGCAACGACAACCGAGACCTCCCTCACATGGAGACTTGAAGACCTTCTCAACGAGCTGATGGCCGAGGACGAGTACTTCAAAGCAGCGCGCTGGGCGCGCGAGGAGGCGAAGAAGCGGAAGGGGCCCTTCCTCGACATTGGGAATGGGTGA
- a CDS encoding phosphatase PAP2 family protein, which yields MKGVKFDAKFTTLTVGVLVVLVLQEAGLLYGINERVNSSLPLIDTPLMNFLTAFGGDIFLFSFAALALYLDWRDKGRPSLKTASFLLSIVVGLAAVGALKLIFAEPRPIAYGSGVGGYAFPSGHAFRAAVIAAYGSDRWKKYAPLFWAYAGGIALTRLLLHVHWLGDVLFSLLFAPWLYLLLKSLLGGRFE from the coding sequence ATGAAGGGGGTTAAGTTCGACGCCAAATTCACCACGCTCACGGTCGGGGTCCTTGTCGTTCTGGTTCTCCAGGAGGCCGGGTTACTCTACGGAATCAACGAACGGGTCAACTCAAGTCTTCCCCTCATCGACACTCCCCTGATGAACTTTCTAACCGCCTTCGGCGGCGATATCTTTCTCTTCTCCTTCGCCGCCCTCGCGCTCTACCTCGACTGGAGGGATAAAGGGAGGCCCTCCCTGAAAACGGCCTCGTTTCTCTTGTCCATCGTCGTTGGCCTCGCCGCCGTTGGCGCTCTCAAGCTCATCTTCGCCGAGCCGAGGCCCATCGCCTACGGCTCTGGCGTGGGGGGCTACGCCTTCCCCTCAGGCCACGCCTTCAGGGCAGCGGTGATAGCGGCCTACGGCTCGGACAGGTGGAAGAAGTACGCCCCCCTGTTCTGGGCCTACGCTGGCGGAATAGCCCTCACCAGGCTCCTCCTCCACGTCCACTGGTTGGGCGACGTTCTCTTCAGCCTGCTTTTCGCCCCCTGGCTCTACCTCCTGCTCAAATCACTCCTCGGAGGGAGGTTTGAATGA
- a CDS encoding MFS transporter has translation MEWLGRFKLLFALTYAGFLGNIAVIYYLSRGLSYGEIGLATAVAGLGFFLFEVPTGVIGDKVSRKTSVLIGFIIMPFSTSLLLFLRSFWVLLLHELLGTLGASFVSGSIQAWLFDNLRAEGMEGQFREIWRSIQKLALIVSSATTVAGGFISQFFGFEVAIALTAVLQVFLIPLAFSIPEMGFSKPELSYTLHLLSSWRELRKPEIAWLIAYLLSVTLALGQFRKFFEPYLGDILAAYLGTTIMGTLGILGLVEVLVRTVPRYMGIALRGRAGRLLHELAPVGIPLATVLSVLYPNPLIIVLLGVAASLLASAFTFNFSVEFQRRISSEKRATVISLRNMVLAFATSAFYAVYGFATDSLGLSRARLLFALGFLVVGGLFKFLSAGPLRGYLGFGE, from the coding sequence ATGGAATGGCTTGGACGCTTTAAGCTCCTCTTCGCCCTAACCTACGCCGGATTTCTGGGCAACATAGCCGTTATATACTACCTTTCACGGGGCCTGAGCTACGGCGAGATAGGTCTCGCGACGGCCGTTGCCGGGCTGGGTTTCTTTCTGTTTGAGGTTCCAACGGGGGTTATCGGGGACAAGGTGAGCAGAAAAACCAGCGTGCTGATCGGTTTCATTATAATGCCGTTTTCAACGTCCCTCCTCCTCTTTCTGAGAAGCTTCTGGGTTCTCCTGCTCCATGAACTCCTCGGAACCCTCGGGGCGTCCTTTGTCAGCGGGAGCATTCAGGCGTGGCTCTTTGACAACCTCAGGGCGGAGGGCATGGAAGGGCAGTTCAGGGAGATATGGCGCTCAATCCAAAAGCTTGCCCTGATAGTCAGCTCTGCCACAACCGTTGCCGGGGGTTTTATATCCCAGTTCTTTGGCTTTGAGGTGGCCATAGCCCTTACGGCCGTCCTTCAGGTGTTCCTGATTCCCCTCGCCTTTAGCATACCCGAGATGGGCTTTTCCAAACCCGAACTTTCCTACACCCTCCACCTTCTGAGCTCGTGGCGTGAACTCAGGAAGCCGGAAATCGCGTGGCTCATCGCCTACCTCCTCTCGGTCACGCTCGCCCTCGGGCAGTTCAGGAAGTTCTTCGAGCCCTACCTGGGAGACATCTTGGCAGCTTACCTTGGGACGACGATAATGGGGACTCTCGGAATACTCGGACTCGTTGAGGTGCTCGTTAGAACAGTTCCCCGGTACATGGGGATCGCCCTCCGCGGGAGGGCCGGCCGCCTCCTTCACGAGCTTGCCCCCGTTGGCATACCCCTGGCAACCGTTCTCTCGGTTCTTTACCCCAATCCCCTGATTATAGTCCTCCTTGGAGTTGCCGCATCGCTCCTTGCGTCTGCGTTTACCTTCAACTTCTCGGTCGAATTCCAGAGGAGGATTTCGAGCGAGAAGAGGGCGACGGTGATATCACTGAGGAACATGGTTCTCGCCTTTGCAACTTCTGCGTTCTATGCAGTTTATGGCTTTGCAACGGACTCCCTCGGCCTTTCAAGGGCGAGACTTCTCTTCGCGCTGGGTTTTCTCGTTGTTGGAGGTTTGTTCAAGTTTCTGAGCGCTGGCCCCCTCAGGGGTTACCTGGGGTTCGGGGAGTAA
- a CDS encoding DNA polymerase sliding clamp, with the protein MPFEIVFDGAKDFADLIATASNLIDEAAFKITEEGISMRAMDPSRVVLIDLNLPESIFSKYEVEEEETIGINMDHFKKILKRGKNKDTLILRKGDENFLEITFEGTAKRTFKLPLIEVEELELDLPELPFTAKVVVLGEVLKEAVKDASLVSDAMKFIATENEFVMKAEGETNEVEIKLTLEDEGLLDLEVEEETRSAYGISYLADMIKGIGKADEVIIRFGNEMPLQMEYPIRDEGRLIFLLAPRVED; encoded by the coding sequence ATGCCGTTCGAGATAGTTTTTGACGGTGCCAAGGACTTTGCCGATCTTATAGCCACCGCGAGCAACCTCATCGACGAGGCGGCTTTCAAGATAACCGAGGAAGGTATAAGCATGCGCGCGATGGACCCGAGCAGGGTCGTTCTCATCGACCTAAATCTCCCGGAGAGCATCTTCTCCAAGTACGAGGTGGAGGAAGAGGAAACTATAGGAATCAACATGGACCACTTCAAGAAGATACTCAAGCGTGGCAAGAACAAGGACACGCTCATTCTCAGGAAGGGCGACGAGAACTTCCTTGAGATTACCTTCGAGGGAACGGCAAAGAGAACCTTCAAGCTCCCGCTCATCGAGGTTGAGGAGCTCGAGCTCGACCTTCCGGAGCTTCCCTTCACCGCCAAGGTCGTCGTCCTCGGAGAGGTTCTCAAGGAGGCCGTCAAGGACGCTTCCCTCGTCAGCGATGCCATGAAGTTCATAGCCACCGAGAACGAGTTCGTTATGAAGGCGGAGGGAGAGACCAACGAGGTCGAGATTAAGCTCACCCTTGAGGACGAAGGCCTGCTCGACCTTGAGGTTGAGGAGGAAACCAGGAGCGCCTACGGAATCAGCTACCTGGCCGACATGATTAAGGGCATCGGCAAGGCAGACGAGGTGATAATCCGCTTCGGCAACGAGATGCCCCTCCAGATGGAGTACCCGATAAGGGATGAGGGCAGGCTGATATTCCTCCTCGCCCCGCGCGTCGAGGACTGA
- a CDS encoding ASCH domain-containing protein, with product MKRGKSVQIRKFMLIDSSYKSRILRGDKVTTIRYGDYEAKPGSEIYLVITPSDTAIAKVKITKVEKKKVKELTNEDARLDGFSDVRELVRELGKIYGELHGDDEVTIIGFEVVKRFDDGIPLKWLKGLNYREPAEIARLYLENREKLNLNRETDFIMRRIYNEGLGRAVRTFGPKKVQGALLKTYHALYEAGVI from the coding sequence ATGAAGAGGGGGAAGAGCGTTCAGATTAGGAAGTTCATGCTGATTGATAGCTCATACAAGTCGAGGATCCTCCGCGGCGACAAGGTGACCACGATACGCTACGGCGACTACGAGGCGAAGCCGGGGAGCGAGATCTACCTCGTGATAACGCCGAGCGACACCGCCATAGCCAAGGTGAAGATAACGAAGGTCGAGAAAAAGAAAGTTAAGGAACTCACCAACGAAGATGCCAGACTCGACGGCTTCTCCGATGTCAGGGAACTCGTCAGGGAGCTGGGCAAAATCTATGGCGAGCTCCACGGCGACGACGAGGTTACGATAATAGGCTTTGAGGTGGTCAAGCGCTTTGATGACGGGATTCCTCTGAAGTGGCTCAAGGGCCTCAACTACCGCGAGCCGGCGGAGATAGCGCGCCTTTACCTCGAAAACAGGGAAAAGCTCAACCTCAACCGAGAAACCGACTTCATAATGCGCCGTATCTACAACGAGGGCCTCGGAAGGGCCGTCAGGACCTTCGGGCCAAAGAAGGTTCAGGGGGCGCTCCTCAAGACCTACCACGCGCTCTACGAGGCGGGGGTAATCTGA
- the glyA gene encoding serine hydroxymethyltransferase has product MAEGYKAYRDRVMDFLEDHEKWRKHTINLIASENVTSPSVTRAVASGFMHKYAEGWPRARYYQGCKYVDEVELIGVELFTKLFGSDFADLRPISGTNANQAVFFGLTQPGDKAIVLHTSHGGHISHMPFGAAGMRGLEVHTWPFDNEEFNIDVDKAEKLIRELEPKIVVFGGSLFPFPHPVKELAPVAKEVGAYVMYDGAHVLGLIAGKQFQDPLREGADIITASTHKTFPGPQGGVIIYKRFGETEEIAKLQWAIFPGVLSNHHLHHMAGKTLTAAEMLEYGEKYAAQVVKNAKALAEALAEEGFKVIGEDKGYTESHQVIVDVSDLHEAAGGWAAPLLEEAGIILNKNLLPWDPLEKVEKPSGLRIGVQEMTRVGMMEDDMKEIAHFIKRVLIDREDPKKVERDVFYFRMNFQRVYYSFDHGLPMRE; this is encoded by the coding sequence ATGGCTGAAGGATACAAAGCATACCGCGACAGGGTTATGGACTTTCTTGAGGACCACGAGAAGTGGAGGAAGCACACGATAAACCTCATTGCCAGTGAAAACGTGACTTCTCCGAGCGTCACCCGCGCGGTGGCGAGCGGTTTCATGCACAAGTACGCCGAGGGCTGGCCCAGGGCCCGCTACTACCAGGGCTGCAAATACGTTGATGAGGTCGAGCTCATCGGCGTCGAGCTGTTCACCAAGCTCTTCGGAAGCGACTTCGCCGACCTCAGGCCGATTTCCGGAACCAACGCCAACCAGGCGGTCTTCTTCGGCCTCACCCAGCCGGGCGACAAGGCCATCGTTCTCCACACCAGCCACGGCGGACACATAAGCCACATGCCCTTCGGTGCCGCCGGAATGCGCGGCCTTGAGGTCCACACCTGGCCCTTCGACAACGAGGAGTTCAACATCGACGTTGACAAGGCCGAGAAGCTCATACGCGAGCTCGAGCCCAAGATAGTCGTCTTCGGTGGCTCGCTCTTCCCGTTCCCGCACCCGGTCAAGGAGCTCGCGCCGGTCGCCAAGGAGGTCGGCGCCTACGTCATGTACGACGGTGCCCACGTTCTTGGCCTCATAGCCGGCAAGCAGTTCCAGGACCCGCTCCGCGAGGGCGCTGACATAATCACCGCTTCGACCCATAAGACCTTCCCGGGACCACAGGGCGGTGTCATAATCTACAAGCGCTTTGGAGAGACCGAGGAGATAGCCAAGCTCCAGTGGGCCATCTTCCCGGGAGTGCTGAGCAACCACCACCTCCACCACATGGCCGGAAAGACCCTCACCGCGGCCGAGATGCTAGAGTACGGTGAGAAGTACGCGGCCCAGGTCGTCAAGAACGCCAAGGCCCTGGCCGAGGCTCTGGCAGAGGAGGGCTTCAAGGTCATCGGTGAGGACAAGGGCTACACCGAGAGCCACCAGGTCATCGTTGACGTCAGCGACCTCCACGAGGCCGCCGGCGGCTGGGCGGCCCCGCTCCTCGAGGAGGCAGGTATAATCCTCAACAAGAACCTCCTGCCCTGGGACCCGCTTGAGAAGGTCGAGAAGCCGAGCGGCCTGCGCATAGGTGTCCAGGAGATGACCCGCGTTGGAATGATGGAGGACGACATGAAGGAGATAGCGCACTTCATCAAGCGCGTCCTCATCGACAGGGAGGACCCGAAGAAGGTCGAGCGCGACGTCTTCTACTTCAGGATGAACTTCCAGAGGGTCTACTACTCCTTCGACCACGGGCTCCCTATGAGGGAGTGA
- a CDS encoding transcription factor S, translating into MKFCPKCGNLMLPDRKRKVWVCRSCGYEEPFDEQKDREKTRITQKVEHKPDEGIIVVEQDVTTLPTTKVTCPKCGNDTAYWWEMQTRAGDEPSTIFYRCTKCGHVWRAYE; encoded by the coding sequence ATGAAGTTCTGCCCGAAGTGCGGTAACCTCATGCTCCCGGACAGGAAGAGGAAGGTATGGGTATGCCGCTCATGCGGTTATGAGGAACCCTTTGACGAGCAGAAGGATCGGGAAAAGACCAGGATAACCCAGAAGGTCGAGCACAAGCCCGACGAGGGAATCATCGTCGTCGAGCAGGACGTCACGACCCTGCCGACCACCAAGGTCACCTGCCCGAAGTGCGGCAACGATACCGCCTACTGGTGGGAGATGCAGACGAGGGCCGGCGATGAGCCGAGCACCATATTCTACCGGTGCACCAAGTGCGGCCACGTCTGGAGGGCCTACGAGTGA
- a CDS encoding immunoglobulin-like domain-containing protein, whose translation MCVRKVLPVLLIVLLIPLGYYIASSGEGGSDGARNLPNGEGIVLKLDKSSYTPSDVMTLTVINSASINATTSYPISIYRLEDGEWKEVPVDLMFIEVAVVIKPGEKWEQRVKLSDLGLEPGHYRVVKTVILENVTVKAGAEFDVVSG comes from the coding sequence ATGTGTGTGAGGAAGGTTCTCCCGGTCCTGCTGATAGTCCTTCTGATTCCCCTCGGGTACTACATAGCCTCGAGCGGTGAAGGCGGGAGCGATGGAGCGCGAAACCTTCCGAACGGTGAAGGAATCGTTCTGAAGCTCGACAAGAGCAGCTACACCCCCAGCGACGTGATGACCCTCACGGTCATCAACAGTGCCAGTATCAACGCCACCACGAGCTACCCCATCAGCATCTACCGCCTGGAGGACGGTGAGTGGAAGGAAGTCCCGGTCGATTTGATGTTCATCGAGGTGGCGGTCGTGATAAAGCCCGGAGAGAAGTGGGAGCAGCGGGTCAAGCTCTCGGACCTGGGCCTCGAACCGGGTCATTACAGGGTAGTCAAGACGGTCATATTGGAAAACGTGACCGTCAAGGCCGGGGCTGAGTTCGACGTCGTCTCCGGCTGA
- the cobB gene encoding NAD-dependent protein deacetylase — protein MIEEAAKLLARSRFAIAFTGAGISAESGVPTFRGFNGLWKKHRPEELATPEAFSRDPRLVWEFYRWRMDLIRKARPNRAHHALAELESMGILKAVITQNVDDLHREAGTGNLIELHGNIFRVRCTSCGYGEYLKESGRLEEFLTEKELPRCPHCGSLLRPDVVWFGEPLPRSALNGAFRLAERADVVLVIGTSGVVYPAAYIPQIVKETGGRVIEINTEESGITPIADVFLRCPAGEAMEKLMPRIKGLI, from the coding sequence ATGATAGAGGAGGCTGCAAAACTCCTGGCCCGTTCGAGGTTTGCGATTGCTTTTACCGGTGCTGGAATAAGCGCTGAGAGCGGTGTTCCTACCTTCAGGGGATTCAACGGCCTGTGGAAGAAGCACCGTCCTGAGGAGCTTGCGACCCCCGAGGCCTTCAGCAGGGATCCCCGCCTCGTCTGGGAGTTCTACAGGTGGCGCATGGACCTGATACGAAAAGCCAGGCCCAACAGGGCCCACCACGCCCTGGCCGAGCTTGAGAGTATGGGCATTCTGAAGGCGGTGATAACTCAGAACGTCGACGACCTTCACCGCGAGGCGGGAACGGGGAACCTCATCGAGCTTCACGGCAACATCTTCCGCGTTAGATGCACATCCTGCGGTTACGGGGAGTACCTCAAGGAGAGCGGAAGGCTGGAGGAGTTCCTGACCGAGAAGGAACTTCCCAGGTGTCCGCACTGTGGCTCCCTCCTGCGGCCGGACGTTGTGTGGTTCGGGGAACCCCTCCCGAGGAGCGCCCTCAACGGGGCCTTCAGGCTCGCCGAGAGGGCGGACGTTGTTCTGGTCATAGGCACCAGCGGCGTCGTCTATCCCGCCGCATACATCCCCCAGATAGTGAAGGAAACCGGCGGGCGGGTTATCGAGATAAACACCGAGGAGAGCGGAATAACGCCCATAGCCGACGTTTTCCTGCGCTGTCCCGCCGGCGAGGCCATGGAGAAGCTCATGCCGAGAATCAAGGGGCTGATATGA
- a CDS encoding TIGR02253 family HAD-type hydrolase produces MIKVVFFDLDDTLVDTSRLAEMARRNAIENMVRHGLPVDFDIAYQELLELISEYGSNFSRHFDYLLRRLDLPSNPKWVAAGVIAYHNTKFAYLRTVKGVRRVLLDLQRAGYRLGIITDGDPIKQWEKILRLELDAYFDEVFISDYLGVKKPHRKIFEKALKKMGIEPSEAVMVGDRLYSDIYGAKQVGMNTVWFRYGKRADKELEYIDYADFTIDSLEEVPRIVRGLSDEEGEERSD; encoded by the coding sequence ATGATAAAGGTCGTGTTCTTTGACCTGGACGACACGCTCGTGGATACGAGCAGGCTGGCCGAGATGGCGCGTCGAAACGCGATAGAGAACATGGTGCGTCACGGTCTGCCGGTTGACTTTGATATCGCTTATCAGGAGCTCCTTGAGCTTATATCCGAGTACGGGAGCAACTTCAGCAGGCACTTCGATTACCTGCTCCGGCGTCTCGACCTGCCCAGCAATCCGAAATGGGTAGCCGCCGGCGTCATAGCGTACCACAACACCAAGTTTGCATATCTCAGGACCGTTAAGGGCGTGAGGAGGGTTCTCCTCGATCTCCAGAGGGCCGGCTACCGGCTCGGGATAATAACCGACGGCGACCCCATAAAGCAGTGGGAAAAGATTCTCCGCCTCGAGCTCGATGCCTACTTCGACGAGGTGTTCATATCCGACTACCTCGGCGTCAAGAAGCCCCACAGAAAGATATTCGAGAAGGCCCTGAAGAAGATGGGAATCGAACCCAGTGAGGCCGTGATGGTCGGCGACAGGCTCTACTCCGACATCTACGGGGCGAAGCAGGTGGGGATGAACACTGTCTGGTTCCGCTACGGGAAGCGCGCTGATAAAGAGCTTGAGTACATCGACTACGCGGACTTTACAATCGACAGCCTCGAGGAAGTGCCCAGAATAGTGAGGGGACTGAGCGATGAAGAGGGGGAAGAGCGTTCAGATTAG